One region of Rhodocaloribacter litoris genomic DNA includes:
- the dnaE gene encoding DNA polymerase III subunit alpha, translating into MREFSHLHCHTQYSLLDGAARISTLLEKAAALEMPAVAITDHGNLFGVPEFYTAARKLGVQPIIGCEFYITPAGMADKSDRTRYHQVLLAKNLEGYRNLIRLSSLSYTEGYYYKPRIDKATLRRHSEGLIATTCCLQGEVLQTILHRGEEEARRVFEEYLDIFGEDYYIEIQDHNIADQKKCNAVLLRWAREYGVKVVATNDVHYVEEEDAAAQDVLLCLQTGKDLYDPNRMRFEGTQFYFKTAAEMEAALADLEPAVRTEALVTTNEIADKCRLELPMGQLLMPHYPIPPAFGDDMNAYLRHLVFEGARRRYPEMPQTVVERLNHELAIIEKMGFAGYFLIVQDFTTAARKLGVSVGPGRGSAAGSAVAYCLGITNIDPLKYDLLFERFLNPERVSMPDIDIDFDDRGRGRVIDYVVQKYGRENVCQIITFGTMGARSVIRDVARVLGIPLAEADRIAKLIPEGPKVTLETALNEVPEFRNLQNDPNPQIRKLLHYARVLEGSARHTGVHAAGVIIAPGKVSEYVPVAVAKGKSGNDDVMTTQYDGKWVESFGLLKMDFLGLKTLTVLNDALALIRENHGVEIDLDRIPLDDPETFALFQRGDTVAIFQFESSGMREWLRKLRPTNIDDLIAMNALYRPGPMDLIPNYIDRKHGREKVEYPHPMLEEILKPTFGIPVYQEQVMQMAQVMGGYTLGQADILRRCVTGDTLVVDADTGERVRVDAVRPGMRLLSLDDTYRLVPVPVAKRFDNGVQPVLRVRTRSGRCLHLTAEHPLLTVRGWRHLADLAVGDAIAVPARLPVSGTLAPSPERIKVLAYLIGDGCTRQSNGLPQAYFYNSDPELLNDFSEAVHALGSSTKRYVHTTTGVVTICCKGKKGYNPVVDLVRATGLAHRAEHKRIPEEVFGYTNDALRLFLGCLWSTDGSVERKRLSYSSSSLALIDDLAHLLLRLGIVTMRRSRTTSHRPNHELLITDQRDVRRFAEMLGPFLCTSKRRRLEGLLARVHTRSRNQSIYNVPAEVGFLVRTAKQASGLSWREAGEAVGVEGHDLSGGLNLRTPRRALSRHRVRTLGEAFESPALRHLADNDVLWDPIVEITPVGERRVYDLAVPPFANFVAADVVIHNSMGKKKKEEMDKQRVIFVNGAKERGVDEQTANEVFDMMAKFAGYGFNRSHAAAYSIVAYQTAYLKAHYPAEFMAAAMTNEMGDTKKLAVVLEEARHLGLEMLPPSINHSEAHFTVEQGKIRFGLGAIKGVGLGAIEAILKVRRKYGPFTTIFGLVKHLDLRAVNKKALESLARAGALDDLEGHRAQLVEAVDAAVQYAQKVQADRAAGQSSLFGATTGDGLALEPNLPVVEPWPRARLLKEERELIGFYVSGHPLEAYAAEARAFATAEIGRLETPAEGDAESEPAGTPGRNGYDARPRHSFCGIITDVQQRTTKNGKPIVFAQFEDFTGQAELLCFASQFDRLRHYLKVDEVVLVRGSVETRGGSVKIILDDVWPMWKVREQLVRAIVLRVHLDRTAPATMQQLQALCETYRGGTCKLYFEVEADDLPRPQRIHSRKYVLDPAPELMQGINRLFGAQNIVLEGET; encoded by the coding sequence ATGCGCGAATTCAGCCATCTCCACTGTCACACGCAGTACTCGTTGCTCGACGGGGCGGCGCGCATCAGCACGTTGCTGGAAAAGGCCGCCGCGCTGGAGATGCCGGCCGTCGCCATCACGGACCATGGCAACCTGTTCGGCGTGCCCGAATTCTACACGGCGGCCAGAAAGCTCGGGGTACAACCCATCATCGGGTGCGAGTTCTACATCACCCCCGCGGGCATGGCCGACAAGAGCGACCGCACCCGCTACCACCAGGTGCTGCTCGCCAAGAACCTGGAGGGCTACCGCAACCTGATCCGCCTCTCCTCGCTTTCCTACACCGAGGGCTACTACTACAAGCCCCGCATCGACAAGGCGACGCTGCGGCGGCACAGCGAAGGGCTCATCGCCACCACGTGTTGCCTTCAGGGCGAGGTGCTGCAGACCATCCTGCACCGGGGCGAGGAGGAAGCCCGCCGCGTCTTCGAGGAATACCTGGACATTTTCGGCGAGGACTATTACATCGAGATCCAGGATCACAACATCGCCGATCAGAAGAAGTGCAACGCCGTGCTATTGCGCTGGGCCCGGGAGTACGGCGTCAAGGTCGTCGCCACGAACGACGTGCACTACGTGGAGGAGGAAGACGCCGCCGCGCAGGACGTGCTGCTGTGCCTGCAGACGGGCAAGGACCTCTACGACCCGAACCGGATGCGCTTCGAAGGCACCCAGTTCTACTTCAAGACGGCCGCCGAGATGGAGGCCGCGCTGGCCGACCTGGAGCCGGCGGTGCGCACCGAGGCCCTCGTCACCACGAACGAGATCGCCGACAAGTGCAGGCTGGAGCTGCCGATGGGCCAGCTCCTGATGCCGCACTACCCCATCCCGCCCGCCTTCGGCGACGACATGAACGCCTACCTGCGGCACCTCGTCTTCGAGGGGGCCCGGCGGCGCTACCCCGAGATGCCGCAAACGGTCGTCGAGCGGCTCAACCACGAGCTGGCGATCATCGAAAAGATGGGCTTCGCCGGCTACTTCCTCATCGTGCAGGACTTCACCACGGCCGCCCGGAAGCTGGGCGTCTCGGTGGGGCCGGGGCGCGGCTCGGCCGCCGGCAGCGCCGTGGCCTACTGCCTGGGCATCACCAACATCGACCCGCTCAAATACGACCTCCTCTTCGAGCGCTTCCTCAACCCCGAGCGCGTCTCGATGCCCGACATCGACATCGACTTCGACGACCGCGGCCGCGGCCGGGTCATCGACTACGTGGTGCAGAAGTACGGGCGCGAGAACGTCTGCCAGATCATCACCTTCGGCACGATGGGCGCCCGCTCGGTCATCCGCGACGTGGCCCGGGTGCTGGGCATCCCCCTCGCCGAGGCCGACCGCATCGCCAAGCTCATCCCCGAGGGGCCCAAGGTGACGCTCGAGACGGCCCTGAACGAGGTGCCCGAGTTCCGCAACCTGCAGAACGACCCCAACCCGCAGATCCGCAAGCTGCTCCACTACGCGCGCGTGCTCGAAGGCTCGGCCCGCCACACGGGCGTGCACGCCGCCGGCGTCATCATCGCCCCCGGTAAGGTGAGCGAGTACGTGCCCGTGGCCGTGGCCAAAGGCAAGTCCGGAAACGACGACGTCATGACCACCCAGTACGACGGCAAGTGGGTGGAGTCGTTCGGGCTGCTGAAGATGGACTTCCTCGGCCTCAAGACGCTCACCGTCCTGAACGACGCCCTGGCGCTGATCAGGGAAAACCACGGCGTCGAGATCGACCTGGATCGGATCCCGCTCGACGACCCCGAGACGTTCGCGCTCTTTCAGCGGGGCGACACGGTCGCCATCTTCCAGTTCGAATCCTCGGGCATGCGCGAGTGGCTGCGCAAGCTGCGGCCGACGAACATCGACGACCTGATCGCGATGAACGCTCTCTACCGGCCCGGCCCGATGGACCTGATCCCCAACTACATCGACCGCAAGCACGGCCGCGAGAAGGTGGAGTACCCCCACCCGATGCTCGAAGAGATCCTCAAGCCCACCTTCGGCATCCCGGTCTACCAGGAGCAGGTGATGCAGATGGCCCAGGTGATGGGCGGCTACACGCTGGGACAAGCCGACATTCTGCGGCGCTGCGTCACAGGCGACACCCTGGTCGTCGATGCCGACACCGGCGAGCGCGTCCGCGTCGATGCCGTCCGTCCCGGCATGCGGCTGCTTTCGCTGGATGACACTTACCGGCTCGTTCCCGTACCCGTGGCCAAGCGGTTCGACAACGGGGTGCAACCGGTCCTGCGGGTTCGCACCCGCAGCGGCCGCTGCCTGCACCTGACCGCCGAGCACCCGCTCCTGACGGTTCGCGGCTGGCGGCACCTCGCCGATCTCGCTGTCGGAGACGCCATTGCCGTCCCCGCTCGTCTTCCGGTCTCCGGCACGCTCGCCCCGTCTCCCGAGCGCATCAAGGTGCTGGCCTATCTCATCGGAGACGGATGCACCCGCCAGTCCAACGGCCTTCCACAGGCCTACTTTTACAATTCGGACCCCGAACTCCTCAACGACTTCTCGGAGGCCGTGCATGCGCTCGGCAGTAGCACGAAGCGCTACGTGCACACCACCACCGGCGTCGTAACGATTTGTTGCAAAGGCAAGAAAGGTTACAACCCCGTGGTGGACCTTGTCCGTGCCACCGGGCTGGCCCACCGGGCCGAGCACAAGCGCATCCCGGAGGAAGTCTTCGGCTATACGAACGACGCGCTACGGCTCTTCCTGGGCTGTCTGTGGAGCACGGACGGCTCCGTCGAAAGGAAGCGGCTGTCTTACAGCTCGTCCAGCCTCGCGCTGATCGACGATCTGGCGCACCTCCTGCTCCGGCTGGGCATCGTCACGATGCGCCGCAGCCGAACGACGTCCCACCGGCCCAACCATGAGTTGCTCATCACGGATCAGCGGGATGTACGGCGGTTCGCCGAGATGCTGGGGCCGTTCCTGTGCACGTCGAAGCGCCGGCGTCTCGAAGGGCTCCTGGCACGGGTGCATACCCGCTCCCGCAACCAGTCGATCTACAACGTCCCGGCCGAGGTGGGCTTTCTCGTCAGGACCGCCAAGCAAGCCAGCGGCTTGAGCTGGCGCGAGGCGGGCGAGGCCGTCGGCGTCGAGGGCCATGACCTGTCGGGCGGCCTCAACCTCCGCACCCCTCGGCGGGCCCTGAGCCGCCACCGCGTACGAACGCTCGGGGAAGCGTTCGAATCCCCCGCCCTGCGCCATCTGGCCGACAACGACGTGCTGTGGGACCCCATCGTCGAGATCACCCCGGTGGGTGAACGACGGGTCTACGACCTGGCCGTCCCGCCCTTCGCCAACTTCGTGGCCGCCGACGTGGTGATCCACAACTCGATGGGCAAGAAGAAGAAGGAGGAGATGGACAAGCAGCGCGTCATCTTCGTCAACGGCGCAAAGGAGCGGGGGGTGGACGAGCAGACGGCGAACGAGGTCTTCGACATGATGGCCAAGTTCGCGGGTTATGGTTTCAACCGCTCACATGCGGCCGCCTATTCCATCGTCGCCTACCAGACGGCCTATCTGAAGGCGCACTACCCGGCCGAGTTCATGGCGGCGGCGATGACGAACGAGATGGGGGACACGAAGAAGCTGGCGGTGGTGCTGGAGGAGGCCCGGCACCTGGGGCTGGAGATGCTGCCCCCCTCGATCAACCACAGCGAAGCCCACTTCACGGTCGAGCAGGGCAAGATCCGCTTCGGGCTGGGGGCCATCAAAGGCGTGGGGCTGGGCGCCATCGAAGCCATCCTGAAGGTCCGCCGGAAATACGGTCCCTTCACGACGATCTTCGGCCTGGTCAAGCACCTGGACCTGCGGGCCGTGAACAAGAAGGCGCTCGAGAGCCTGGCCCGCGCCGGCGCGCTGGACGACCTCGAAGGGCACCGCGCCCAGCTCGTCGAAGCGGTGGATGCGGCCGTGCAGTATGCGCAGAAGGTGCAGGCGGACCGGGCCGCCGGGCAGAGCTCCCTCTTCGGCGCCACCACCGGGGACGGCCTGGCGCTCGAACCCAACCTGCCCGTCGTCGAGCCCTGGCCCCGGGCGCGCCTGCTGAAGGAAGAGCGCGAGCTCATCGGCTTCTACGTCTCGGGCCACCCGCTCGAAGCCTACGCCGCCGAGGCCCGTGCCTTCGCCACCGCCGAGATCGGTCGTCTGGAGACCCCCGCCGAGGGTGACGCCGAATCCGAGCCGGCCGGGACACCCGGCCGCAACGGCTATGACGCACGCCCCCGCCACAGCTTCTGCGGCATCATCACCGACGTGCAGCAGCGCACCACCAAAAACGGCAAACCCATCGTCTTCGCCCAGTTCGAGGACTTCACCGGGCAGGCCGAGCTGCTCTGCTTCGCGTCCCAGTTCGACCGCCTCCGGCACTACCTGAAGGTCGACGAGGTGGTGCTCGTGCGTGGCAGCGTCGAGACCCGCGGCGGCAGCGTCAAGATCATCCTCGACGACGTCTGGCCCATGTGGAAGGTGCGCGAGCAGCTCGTCAGGGCCATCGTCCTGCGCGTGCACCTGGACCGAACCGCCCCCGCCACCATGCAGCAACTGCAGGCGCTCTGCGAAACGTACCGTGGCGGTACCTGCAAGCTCTACTTCGAAGTCGAGGCCGACGACCTGCCCCGGCCCCAGCGCATCCACAGCCGCAAGTACGTCCTGGATCCGGCTCCCGAGCTCATGCAGGGCATCAACCGCCTCTTCGGCGCCCAGAACATCGTCCTCGAGGGCGAAACGTGA
- a CDS encoding peptide deformylase — MAVREILRLGNPRLYEPCAPVTSGEREALRAVVADLHDTLMDFRARYGAGRAIAAPQIGVMKRLVYMHIDAPVVFVNPVLDRLSDETFELWDDCMSFPELLVRVRRHRRCRVTFLDLEGREHAWDLEDDLAELLQHECDHLDGVLAVARAVDAQAFALRTEWRFLTLPERLRP, encoded by the coding sequence ATGGCCGTTCGCGAAATCCTACGCCTGGGCAACCCGCGCCTGTACGAGCCCTGCGCCCCTGTGACCTCCGGCGAGCGTGAAGCGCTGCGCGCCGTGGTGGCCGACCTGCACGACACCCTGATGGACTTCCGCGCCCGGTACGGCGCCGGGCGGGCCATCGCCGCTCCGCAGATCGGCGTCATGAAACGCCTCGTCTATATGCACATCGACGCACCGGTGGTCTTCGTCAACCCCGTCCTGGACCGGCTCAGCGACGAGACCTTCGAGCTGTGGGACGACTGCATGAGCTTCCCCGAGTTGCTCGTGCGGGTGCGCCGCCACCGCCGCTGCCGCGTCACCTTCCTCGACCTGGAAGGGCGCGAGCACGCCTGGGACCTCGAAGACGATCTCGCCGAACTCCTCCAGCACGAGTGTGACCACCTCGACGGCGTCCTGGCCGTGGCGCGGGCCGTCGACGCGCAGGCGTTCGCCCTGCGAACCGAGTGGCGCTTTCTCACGCTTCCCGAACGGCTCCGTCCCTGA
- a CDS encoding tyrosine-type recombinase/integrase, which translates to MPPPPSDQPLLELSLTELQRRIQDFLREYLKNKSPETVGTYRRSLHEFERWFALQKRHGGFRFTVDGVKAYKKYLMQTRGLHQVSVSTYLTALRRFCQYLVDIGLLAENPARSVKGNRRPTTHSRSVLTKTEIDALLEAVDTTTRLGKRDRAIIYMMLFAGLSEIEIVRADVQDLEQTLLGWFLRVQGKGHTIKDQQVPIDPPVMDAIRLYLDARGRIRPEDPLFVSHGRRSEGQRLNTRSVRSRINGYLKTAGVKRRGVTPHSLTHTAALIWLNDGMSLEEVRRRMRHGTLETTMIYFKKQGLLTRDPDELREIEG; encoded by the coding sequence ATGCCGCCTCCCCCCTCCGACCAGCCGCTCCTGGAGCTGAGCCTCACCGAGTTGCAGCGCCGCATCCAGGATTTCCTGCGCGAATACCTGAAGAACAAGAGTCCCGAGACGGTGGGCACCTACCGCCGTTCGTTGCACGAGTTCGAGCGGTGGTTTGCCCTGCAGAAGCGGCACGGGGGCTTTCGCTTCACCGTCGACGGGGTGAAAGCTTACAAGAAGTATCTGATGCAGACCCGGGGCCTGCATCAGGTGTCGGTCTCGACGTACCTGACGGCTCTCCGGCGGTTCTGCCAGTACCTGGTGGACATTGGCCTGCTGGCCGAGAACCCGGCACGTTCCGTCAAAGGCAACCGGCGCCCGACGACCCATTCCCGCTCCGTGCTGACGAAGACGGAGATCGACGCCCTGCTCGAAGCCGTCGACACGACGACCCGGCTCGGCAAACGCGACCGGGCCATCATCTACATGATGCTCTTCGCCGGGCTGAGCGAGATCGAGATCGTGCGGGCGGACGTACAGGACCTGGAGCAAACGCTACTGGGATGGTTTCTCCGGGTGCAGGGCAAGGGACACACCATCAAGGACCAGCAGGTACCCATCGATCCGCCGGTGATGGACGCCATCCGGCTCTACCTGGATGCACGGGGGCGCATCCGGCCCGAGGACCCGCTCTTCGTCTCACACGGGCGCCGGTCCGAGGGACAGCGCCTGAACACCCGCTCCGTCCGCAGCCGCATCAACGGCTACCTGAAGACGGCGGGCGTCAAGCGGCGCGGCGTCACACCGCACAGCCTCACCCACACGGCTGCCCTCATCTGGCTCAACGACGGTATGAGCCTCGAAGAGGTGCGCCGCCGCATGCGCCACGGCACCCTGGAAACGACCATGATCTATTTCAAAAAGCAGGGCCTGCTGACCCGCGACCCGGACGAACTGCGGGAGATCGAGGGGTAG
- the sucB gene encoding 2-oxoglutarate dehydrogenase, E2 component, dihydrolipoamide succinyltransferase, producing MAKVEVTMPKMGESITEGTVLEWHKRPGDRVEADEPLLEIGTDKVDTEVPSPASGVLKEILVGEGETVEVGTVIALLETDVEAGGEEEAAPTAPEPEAAPEPEPEAEAAAAPPERAAAPAPPGGDEVEVVMPKMGESITEGTVLEWHKRPGDRVEADEPLLEIGTDKVDTEVPSPASGVLKEILVGEGETVEVGTKLAVIATEAATAPSPGRPPAPEATSKAAPSEPAPAHDVAASGDGAAQAPVEAGKPIPREAGGRFFSPLVRSIAEKEGLTMQELASIPGSGREGRVTKQDVLAYLEQRKQRPAEAPERPAEAPERPPAPPKRPAPVAAGEASGRVEIIEMDRMRQIIAEHMVRSKATSAHVTSFAEADVTNLVRLRERQKEAFERREGVKLTFTPFFVKAAVEALREHPLLNASVEEKRILVKYDYHIGIAVAIGKTGLLAPVIRNAGHLNIAGLARAAADLAERARNKQLQPDELQGGTFTVTNIGSLGSIMGTPIINQPQVAILATGAIKKRPVVIEDPDLGDIIAVRHMMYLSLSYDHRIIDGAMGASFLQKVVSVLESFDPNMEL from the coding sequence ATGGCGAAGGTCGAGGTCACGATGCCCAAGATGGGCGAGAGCATCACCGAGGGAACGGTGCTCGAATGGCACAAACGGCCCGGAGACCGGGTGGAAGCCGACGAACCCCTGCTCGAGATCGGCACCGACAAGGTGGACACCGAGGTCCCCAGCCCCGCCTCGGGCGTGCTCAAAGAAATCCTCGTCGGCGAGGGCGAAACGGTGGAGGTGGGCACGGTCATCGCCCTCCTCGAGACCGACGTGGAGGCCGGCGGTGAGGAGGAAGCCGCGCCCACGGCGCCGGAGCCCGAGGCAGCACCGGAACCGGAGCCGGAGGCGGAGGCGGCAGCCGCCCCACCGGAACGGGCCGCAGCCCCCGCCCCGCCGGGCGGCGACGAGGTGGAGGTGGTCATGCCCAAGATGGGCGAGAGCATCACCGAGGGAACGGTGCTCGAATGGCACAAACGGCCCGGAGACCGGGTGGAAGCCGACGAACCCCTGCTCGAGATCGGCACCGACAAGGTGGACACCGAGGTCCCCAGCCCCGCCTCGGGCGTGCTCAAAGAAATCCTCGTCGGCGAGGGTGAAACGGTGGAGGTGGGCACGAAGCTGGCCGTCATCGCCACGGAGGCGGCCACCGCACCGTCCCCCGGGCGGCCGCCGGCCCCGGAGGCAACCTCGAAGGCCGCACCGTCCGAGCCGGCCCCGGCGCACGACGTCGCGGCCTCGGGCGACGGCGCCGCACAGGCTCCCGTGGAAGCCGGCAAGCCGATCCCGCGCGAGGCCGGCGGACGCTTCTTCTCGCCGCTCGTGCGCTCCATCGCCGAGAAGGAAGGCCTCACGATGCAGGAACTGGCCTCCATCCCCGGCTCCGGCCGCGAGGGACGGGTGACGAAGCAAGACGTGCTGGCCTACCTGGAGCAGCGGAAACAGCGCCCGGCCGAGGCCCCGGAACGCCCGGCCGAGGCCCCGGAACGCCCGCCTGCACCCCCGAAGCGCCCGGCTCCCGTCGCCGCGGGCGAGGCATCGGGACGGGTCGAGATCATCGAGATGGACCGCATGCGGCAGATCATCGCCGAGCACATGGTCCGCTCGAAGGCGACCTCGGCCCACGTCACCTCCTTCGCCGAGGCCGACGTGACCAACCTGGTCCGGCTGCGCGAGCGGCAGAAAGAGGCTTTCGAGCGGCGTGAGGGCGTCAAGCTCACCTTCACCCCTTTCTTCGTGAAGGCCGCCGTGGAAGCCCTGCGCGAGCACCCGCTGCTCAACGCCTCGGTCGAGGAGAAACGCATCCTCGTCAAGTACGACTACCACATCGGCATCGCCGTGGCCATCGGCAAGACCGGGTTGCTGGCGCCGGTCATCCGCAACGCCGGCCACCTGAATATCGCCGGGCTGGCCCGCGCCGCCGCCGACCTGGCCGAGCGCGCCCGGAACAAGCAGCTCCAGCCGGACGAGCTGCAGGGTGGAACGTTCACCGTCACCAACATCGGCTCGCTCGGCTCCATCATGGGCACGCCCATCATCAACCAGCCGCAGGTGGCCATCCTGGCGACGGGCGCCATCAAGAAGCGCCCGGTCGTCATCGAAGACCCGGACCTGGGGGACATCATCGCCGTGCGTCACATGATGTACCTGTCGCTCTCCTACGACCACCGCATCATCGACGGCGCGATGGGGGCTTCCTTCCTGCAAAAGGTCGTCTCGGTCCTCGAATCGTTCGACCCGAACATGGAGCTCTGA